One stretch of Arachis duranensis cultivar V14167 chromosome 1, aradu.V14167.gnm2.J7QH, whole genome shotgun sequence DNA includes these proteins:
- the LOC107460254 gene encoding LOW QUALITY PROTEIN: plasma membrane ATPase 4 (The sequence of the model RefSeq protein was modified relative to this genomic sequence to represent the inferred CDS: inserted 1 base in 1 codon) has translation MAAITLEEIKNETVDLERIPIEEVFQQLKCSREGLSSDEGANRLQIFGPNKLEEKKESKLLKFLGFMWNPLSWVMEAAAIMAIALANGDSKPPDWQDFVGIICLLFINSTISFIEENNAGNAAAALMAGLAPKTKVLRGGKWSEEEAAILVPGDIISIKLGDXEVFSGSTCKQGEIEAVVIATGVHTFFGKAAHLVDSTNQVGHFQKVLTAIGNFCICSIAVGMLAEIIVMYPIQHRKYRDGIDNLLVLLIGGIPIAMPTVLSVTMAIGSHRLSQQGAITKRMTAIEEMAGMDVLCSDKTGTLTLNKLSVDRNLIEVFAKGVDKEHVILLAARASRTENQDAIDAAIVGMLADPKEARAGIREVHFLPFNPVDKRTALTYIDSDGNWHRASKGAPEQIIALCNLREDAKKRCHAIIDKFADRGLRSLAVARQEVPERTKESAGGPWQFVGLLPLFDPPRHDSAETIRQALNLGVNVKMITGDQLAIAKETGRRLGMGTNMYPSASLLGQDKDASIAALPVEELIEKADGFAGVFPEHKYEIVKKLQERKHICGMTGDGVNDAPALKKADIGIAVADATDAARSASDIVLTEPGLSVIVSAVLTSRAIFQRMKNYTIYAVSITIRIVFGFMLIALIWKFDFSPFMVLIIAILNDGTIMTISKDRVKPSPLPDSWKLQEIFATGTVLGSYLALMTVIFFWAMKETSFFPEKFGVRHLSHDEMMSALYLQVSIVSQALIFVTRSRSWSFVERPGLLLVSAFIIAQLIATIIAVYADWGFAKVKGIGWGWAGVIWLYSVVFYIPLDFMKFAIRYILSGKAWVNLLENKTAFTTKKDYGKEEREAQWALAQRTLHGLQPPDTSGIFNEKNSYRELSEIAEQAKRRAEVARLRELHTLKGHVESVVKLKGLDIDTIQQHYTV, from the exons ATGGCGGCAATCACCCTAGAGGAGATCAAGAACGAGACTGTTGATTTG GAGCGTATTCCTATTGAGGAAGTGTTCCAGCAACTGAAATGTTCGAGAGAAGGTTTGTCATCGGACGAAGGAGCCAATCGGCTTCAAATATTTGGCCCAAACAAGCTAGAAGAGAAGAAG GAAAGCAAACTCCTCAAGTTTCTTGGGTTCATGTGGAATCCCCTGTCATGGGTCATGGAAGCTGCAGCTATCATGGCTATTGCACTTGCAAATGGTGATAGCAAGCCTCCGGATTGGCAAGATTTCGTTGGTATCATTTGCTTGTTGTTTATTAACTCCACCATCAGTTTCATTGAAGAAAACAATGCTGGAAATGCTGCTGCTGCTCTTATGGCTGGACTTGCTCCCAAGACTAAG GTCCTTAGAGGTGGAAAATGGTCTGAGGAAGAAGCAGCAATTCTGGTCCCTGGAGACATCATTAGCATCAAACTAGGTG ATGAGGTTTTCTCTGGCTCAACTTGTAAACAAGGTGAAATTGAAGCCGTCGTCATTGCAACTGGTGTCCACACATTCTTTGGCAAGGCAGCACACCTTGTGGATAGCACCAACCAAGTTGGACACTTCCAGAAGGTTCTCACAGCAATTGGAAACTTCTGCATATGTTCCATTGCTGTTGGTATGTTGGCTGAGATCATAGTCATGTACCCTATTCAGCATCGCAAATATAGAGATGGAATTGACAACCTGTTGGTCCTCTTGATTGGTGGAATCCCCATTGCTATGCCAACTGTGTTGTCTGTCACAATGGCCATTGGCTCTCACAGGCTCTCTCAGCAGGGTGCTATCACCAAGCGTATGACTGCCATTGAAGAAATGGCCGGCATGGATGTCCTCTGCAGTGACAAGACTGGGACACTCACCCTGAACAAGCTGAGCGTTGACAGGAACTTGATTGAGGTTTTTGCAAAGGGTGTGGACAAGGAACATGTTATCCTTCTTGCTGCAAGGGCTTCCAGGACTGAAAACCAGGATGCAATAGATGCTGCCATTGTTGGAATGCTTGCCGACCCAAAAGAG GCAAGGGCTGGGATAAGAGAGGTGCATTTCTTGCCATTCAATCCAGTTGACAAGAGAACAGCTTTGACTTACATCGATTCTGATGGAAATTGGCACAGGGCAAGCAAAGGTGCTCCTGAGCAG ATCATTGCCTTGTGTAACCTTAGGGAAGATGCTAAGAAAAGGTGCCATGCTATTATTGACAAGTTTGCAGACAGAGGGCTTCGTTCGCTCGCTGTTGCTAGACAG GAAGTTCCAGAGAGAACAAAGGAAAGTGCCGGTGGTCCATGGCAGTTTGTTGGTTTGTTGCCACTATTTGATCCCCCAAGACATGATAGTGCTGAGACTATCCGACAAGCTCTTAACCTCGGCGTAAATGTCAAGATGATTACTGGTGATCAACTTGCCATTGCTAAGGAGACCGGCCGGAGGCTTGGGATGGGAACAAATATGTATCCGTCTGCTTCCTTACTTGGTCAAGACAAGGATGCAAGTATTGCTGCACTTCCAGTGGAAGAGCTGATTGAGAAGGCTGATGGATTTGCTGGAGTATTTCCAG AGCACAAATATGAAATTGTCAAAAAGTTACAAGAGAGGAAACACATTTGTGGAATGACCGGAGATGGTGTCAATGATGCTCCTGCTTTGAAGAAGGCTGATATTGGAATTGCTGTTGCTGATGCCACTGATGCTGCAAGAAGTGCTTCTGATATTGTCTTGACTGAACCAGGATTGAGTGTTATTGTTAGTGCAGTCTTAACCAGCAGAGCTATTTTCCAAAGAATGAAGAACTATACG ATCTATGCAGTATCTATCACCATCCGTATAGTG TTTGGCTTCATGCTCATTGCACTTATCTGGAAGTTCGACTTCTCGCCTTTCATGGTTTTGATCATTGCCATTCTAAATGATG GAACAATAATGACAATTTCGAAGGATCGTGTGAAGCCATCTCCCTTGCCTGATAGCTGGAAACTGCAAGAAATATTCGCCACTGGGACTGTTCTTGGAAGTTACTTGGCATTGATGACTGTCATATTCTTCTGGGCAATGAAAGAAACTAGCTTCTTCCCT GAAAAATTTGGAGTTAGACACCTTAGTCATGATGAAATGATGTCTGCTCTATATCTACAAGTCAGTATTGTTAGCCAGGCTTTGATCTTTGTAACTCGTTCACGCAGCTGGTCTTTCGTTGAACGCCCCGGATTGTTATTGGTCTCTGCTTTTATTATTGCTCAGCTG ATTGCTACAATCATAGCAGTATATGCGGATTGGGGATTCGCAAAGGTGAAAGGAATTGGTTGGGGTTGGGCTGGAGTCATCTGGCTCTACAGTGTTGTCTTCTATATTCCTCTGGACTTCATGAAGTTCGCCATCCGCTACATCTTGAGCGGCAAGGCTTGGGTAAATCTGCTAGAAAACAAG ACTGCCTTCACCACCAAGAAAGACTATGGTAAGGAAGAGAGGGAAGCTCAGTGGGCTCTTGCTCAGAGGACTCTGCATGGTCTTCAACCACCGGATACTTCCGGCATCTTCAATGAGAAGAATAGTTATAGGGAACTCTCCGAGATTGCCGAGCAAGCCAAGAGAAGAGCCGAAGTTGCAAG GCTTCGTGAGCTTCACACACTAAAGGGACATGTTGAGTCAGTGGTGAAGCTAAAAGGTTTGGACATTGATACAATCCAACAGCACTATACTGTCTGA
- the LOC107461010 gene encoding uncharacterized protein LOC107461010, with protein MPNKGNKIEATQPSKDNLRWSDEMDEALLNALTEEALKGNRHDGSWTTEAYANVVKTLSITIGPHITKNHIKNRMKTLKDHFAEAYDLFHHLSGFAWNPVTRKFEAEEKVWQDFIKELFGADRATGKGAATSRERIQQLDRDPIDLNDSFENVGFSDIDVNTGHDIPTFSVTLDSPGAPHGQPNQVGGNSTSRGTKRKSPMNDFLEAQYEKVALGITTMTDAVKEGSYLSSKLHDVAQRQVELAKRQASVAERQVSIAEK; from the exons ATGccaaataaaggaaataaaatagaAGCAACTCAACCTTCTAAAGACAACTTAAGATGGTCTGATGAGATGGATGAAGCTCTGTTAAATGCGTTAACAGAAGAAGCATTGAAAGGTAATAGACACGATGGCTCGTGGACAACTGAAGCATATGCCAATGTTGTGAAGACTTTGAGTATAACTATAGGTCCACACATAACGAAGAACCACATCAAGAATAGAATGAAGACACTGAAAGATCATTTTGCTGAAGCGTATGACTTATTTCATCACTTAAGTGGATTTGCATGGAATCCTGTAACTAGAAAGTTTGAAGCTGAAGAAAAAGTGTGGCAAGACTTTATTAAG GAGTTGTTCGGAGCTGATAGAGCTACTGGTAAAGGGGCTGCTACTTCACGAGAAAGGATTCAGCAACTTGATAGAGATCCCATTGACTTGAATGACTCTTTTGAAAATGTTGGATTTTCTGACATAGATGTGAATACGGGACATGATATCCCAACATTTTCTGTTACTTTAGATTCACCAGGTGCTCCTCATGGTCAGCCAAATCAAGTAGGAGGGAATTCAACTTCGAGAGGTACAAAGCGTAAGTCTCCTATGAATGATTTTTTGGAGGCACAGTATGAGAAAGTTGCTTTGGGAATTACTACCATGACCGATGCTGTAAAAGAGGGTAGTTATCTGTCTAGCAAGCTACATGACGTGGCTCAGAGGCAGGTTGAATTAGCTAAGAGACAAGCTTCTGTAGCTGAGAGGCAAGTTTCAATCGCCGAAAAATAA